The Acidaminococcus fermentans DSM 20731 sequence AATGGGGATTCCCCATTCCTGTAGTTTCCTACGAATTTTTTCCGTAGTTTCGGTTTCTTCATACCCCAATTCCGGATACTGATGACATTCTCTTCGAAACGCCACTGCTTCCTTGATTTCCGTATCGGTCAAAATAAACTTTTTCATGCCGGATCCGCCTTTCCTTTCACCCTAAAGAAGAGTATCCCTGCCAGAATAAATGCCACCAGGGCAGCGGAAACACCCCCTATATAAAGCATGGGACTGCTCAGGAACAGCATGGGGCCCATGGTGGTATTGGGCAGCTGGTAGAAGGATCCCAGGGTACTGGAACCGGAAATACTCTCACTGGTCATGGTATCCCCATCAGGATCCAGGACTTTGATCAGCAGCAGGCCGGTTGCCAAAGTCCCGGTGCATTGCCCATAGATTCCCATAGCTACCTCAAACCAATGATCTCCATACCATTTTTTGGAAAGATACACGGAAAAGAAAGCCGTCAATCCGCACAGGATAATGGTAGACACAACAATAGGAACGAAATAGGCTTTTAAGACGCTGATCCGGATGGTTGCCACCGCCACCACAATCATATATTCCAGTGCCAGCCCGGAAATCCGTTTCATGGAAGGACGGTCAATATACTGTCCCCATTTTGTTTTCCCCAGAATAGGTCCTACAATGGCCCCCATCAGAAGGCACATGGTATACAAAGGAATCCGCTTCCAGAAAGGGATAATGGCGATCAGACCAATCCGTGTGATATAGGAAATGGCAATGATAACGCCGACAATCATAAACTGAAAAGCAAAAGGATCCAGAGCTGAAGGACTGCACACTGCAGCGGCCATGGAAGGACGGCTTCCCTTTTCAAGCAATCCGGAAGAATGGGTCAGTTTGTCGATTTCTGCCTGATCTACTTTATGACTGGTCCATCCTCTGGAAGCCCCATAGTTGATCAGGAACATCCCTCCGATAACGGCGGCGAACATCCCAATGGTAGCATAGGTCATGGCAATCCCCATGGCATCGCTGATTCCTTCAGATCCAAAGGACGCCCCAATGATTCCAGCAGAACCGTGTCCTCCATAAAAACCGGTGACAGGCAACAGGCCCAGCCACATGGGCAGATCCTGCATAAACGGAAGCAATGCCACAATTATGGCCAACCCCACAAGGATCTGCATCATATGCATGGTCCCGGCAATAACTGTTGTGGATAAGATGTCTCTTCCCAGTTTGCCCACAGAATTTCCTAAAAATGAAGTGGCAAAGATGAAGCAGAAAGCAAAATTAATCCATTGCCCGATTCCTTTGCTGTAATGCAGACAAATGGGCGATACTTCCCCCAACACCTGGGGCCCCAACAGCAGACCCAGGATTCCGGCAATCAGAGATGCCGGAATAAAATACCGTCTGAAAAAAGCAATCTTCACCCGCAGTGCAAACCCCAGACACAGCAGAAAGCTGACTGTTGCAATATCAATGGCAATATCTGTCAAGTTCATTTTTCACTCCCCCTCCCGCCCAAACGGAGACGTTAGCTTACTTGTAGTAGGCCTTGATAAACTTCAAAATCCTTGCCAGACAGGCCTCCACGATTTTTTCGCCCTTTTCTCTGGTAGCAACCGTTGCATCCCCTACCGTTCCGTTGTAAGTTTTATCCGTAAATTTTCCCAACGTGATAAAATCACTGAATTCAGAGCTGGTATGAGGATCTACACAGGTTTCTCCAGCTTCATCCACCAATTCAGGGAACAGATACAACATTACAGATGTTCCGCATTCACTGGCATGGCCATTGCACATGTACCCTTCATACTGGCAGATTCCTTTGTTGTGGACAGTAGCAAAACGCCACCAGTCAACTTGAGCCATTTTAAAATCATACTGTTCCATGTATTTTTTGGACAAATAATTGACTGTATCCACATTCCCTGCGTGGCCAGTGATAAATAAAATTTTCTTGGCTCCATCTTTCAGTACTTTCCCCAGGATATAATCCAGATAGTCTTCCAGAATCTTCCGAGGCATGGCAAATGTGCAGGGAAAAGAAGCCAGCGCAGAAGATTCTCCGGCTTCAATAGTCGGTGCAATCAAAGCATCCGTCTCCTCGGCAACCAGTTCAGCAATCCGTTTGGCCACCAGCAGATCCGTTCCCATGGGCAGATGAGGCCCGTAGACTTCACAAGCGCCTGTAGGAATGATAACCAGAGGATCCTTTTCCATTCTTTCCAAATATTGTTTCCCTGGCATTTTTCTGATATAATTTTGCATAATCTTTCAGTCCTTTCTTGCTTTCTGTTTCATTTTTCTCTTTTGTTTGTCGTCTTATTATTATTTTTGTATATTATTTATCATAGAGTCTTTTGAACAACAACTAAATTCTATTTGTTGCATGTATTATTGCGTTTTATGCATCAGTAGAAAGGATTCTGTCATGGATATTGCAAACATCCACAGTTTTGTAGTTCTGGCTGAACTGCTCAGTTTCGCCAAAACGGCAGAAAAAGAACATATTTCCCAGTCCACACTCAGCCGTCGGATCCAGTCCCTGGAAAAAGGACTGAATGTCCAACTGTTCCAACGGGATACCCGCAATATAAAATTGACGGAAGCAGGAAAAGAATTCTACTTCCAAGCCAACAAATTGTTGGAGCAGTACCACCTGGCCATCAGTTTGACCAAAAAAGCAGTAGGCGGATATTCCCGAAAACTCCGGATCGGTATTGGTTACTATGAGCATTTTTTCCTTATGCCGTTTATTGGGCAGTTTTCTGCCAGCCACCCAAACATCAAAATCAATCTGTATCAATTTGTCTATGAAACACTCCTGGAATATTTTATCCGGGGAAATCTGGACATCATTCTGACCAGCGACCAATTCCTTTCCTCGATTTCCGAAAACGCCTACAAGAAGCAACTGCTTTGGCAGGACAGCTGGAGTTTGATTCTTTCCCGGGACAACCCTTTGGCTGCATATCCTTTTATAGACCGAAAACAATTGCGGGACCAGACCATCATCACCATGTACAACGGGAGCAGCAAAATGATCCGGAACATCTATCGGAATCAGGATTTTACCGAGCCATTCCGTACCGTAATCCAGGTCAATTCCTTTGCTGCCAAAATCGCCCTGGTAGATGCCAATATGGGGATTGGTTTTGTTCCCTCATTTATAAAAACGGAATCCTACAAAAACGTTCTCCTAAAAAAGATCGTTCCTGCCTATAATCCTCGCAAATTTTATGTTTTATGCAATTCCTACAACTACGACCAGGCTGTATCAGACTTTTTCAGGCGGTGTCAGGAACACTGGCAAAAATAGACAAAATAAAGCACAAAAAAGCACTGCGGCGTACGCAGTGCTTTTTTAGTAATTGATTATTTTCCCAAACTCCGCAGAGCTGTTTCTCGGGATCCTTTTAAATGGAACAGCATGGCATCTCCTGCCTTATCCCTTTCTCCCATAAAAATCAAATCAATGATCTTCTGATGTTCCTTGGCTGCTTCCTTGTGCCGTTCCCAGATATCACTCCCGGACAGGACCCGGATTCTCATATGCTGATCAAAAATATGAGCCAGCATATTGCGAAAGTAAAGATTGGAACATCCTTGTGCCAGAAGTCGGTGGAACCGGTCATCCAGTAAAGCGAACTGCTCCGGGTCCGGTGCAGACTCTATTAGTTCCTCAGATTTATCCCTTATCTCATGCAGTTTCTTTAAATCCAGATACTTCAGATCCTTTCGGATAATGAAAGGTTCCAAAAGCATCCTGGCTTCAAAACTTTGGTTGATTTCATTGATGGTCAATGGTCTGACCATCACCCCTTTTTTGGGGAGAACCGTAACCAGCCCCTCCTGTTCCAGCCGCGTCAGAGCTTCCCGGATAGGTGTTCTGCTGACCTGCAGTTCTTCCATCAGAGCAGTTTCATTCAAAAAGCCATTGCTTTCATACTGGCATCGTAAGATTTTGTTTTTGATTGCATAATAGGCCTTGTCCCGCAAACTCATCATGGCTCCGCTTTCACCTCTGTCCTGCCATTCTCTTGTATACATCAGATATATTTCAATTATACTGGATATATCCTTTGGATGCAAAAAGAATCTATGCTAGAATCGAACTAGGAAAAATGAACGGAATTTTTAGAATCTTTTATATGCTTTTAAAGGGGAGGAATCTGTAATGAACATCAAAAAGACACTTGCCGCTTTGTGCCTGGCATCACTGGCTGTATTTACTCTTACCGGCTGCGGATCTGAAGAAGGCGGAAAATCAAAGAGCAGTGAAGGAAAAGTCCAAATGGATCTGGCTACCGCCTACTCAGCAGATTCTCCTGCAGGAAAAGCCATGAAAAAATTCGTAGAAGATGTAAAGAAGAAATCCAACGGCAGCATTGAAATCAATTTGTTCACAGATGGAACTTTAGGGAATCCCAAAGACAACTATTCTTCTGTAGCCAGTGGCGACCTGGACATGACGATGTCCGGTTTGGAAGGACTTGACTTGTATGCTCCAGAATACACATTCCTGGATGCCCCCTTCCTGATGAAAGATTTGAAACAACAGCAGGCAATCTTGAACAGTGGAATTGGCGATAAGCTCAAAGCCATCTATAAGAAAAATGGTTTTACCACTCTGGGTTTCCACAACCGGGATGTTCGGGAATTGGCTGGGACAAAGCCCATCAAGACACCGGCCGATCTGCAGGGTCTGAAACTTCGTCTGCCCGGCATGAGAGTCTATGTGGATACCTGGAGCCAACTAGGTGTAAGCTCTACCACCGTTGCCATGAATGAATTGTACACGGCTCTGCAGACCAAGGTGGCTGAAGCCTGCGAAGGCGGCTATGAACAGATGGCTACGCTGAAATTGTATGAAGTCCAGCCTTACATCATGGAAACCAACCATGTATATGAATTTGTTGGACTCTTCATCAACAATAAAGCTTTTGAAAAACTGAGTCCTGAACAGCAGAAAATCCTGCAGGAATGTGCCAAGGAAGACCTTGCCTATGCTGACAAGCTGGCTGAAGAAAGCCGCCAGGAATACAAAAAGCAGTGCCAGGACAAGGGAATGAAAGTGCTGGAAGTTGACCAGGCTGCTTTCCGCAGTGCACTGGAAAATTATTACAAGGAACAGTTCAACAGCAAATGGACGGTCACCACTTACGATGAAGTCATGAAATACGCCAAATAATCTACAACAGAAGGGTGCCGCACCAAAGGGTACGGCACCCTTTCTCGCAGATAAGGAGGGATTCTCTTATGTTCCATAAAATAGCACGAGGCTATTTGAAAACTGTTGAAGGAATTTGTATAACGCTTTTATTCATCATTTTTTTGCTGATGGTTATCCAGGTTGTCTGCCGTCTCTTTACCATTGGCCAGAATTTTACGGAAGAACTGGCCCGCATCTGTTTTTGTCTGATGATCTTTCTGGGAGCTCCCCTGACGCTGGCAGAAGGCGCTGATATCTGTGTGGATATGGTGGTCAACAAATGCCCTGCAAAGCTGCAGAAGGCCATCAATATCCTGATCAACATTCTGACATGTGTATTTTCCGTACTCTGTCTCAAAAGCCTTCTGGTCCTGATCCGTACCAACGCAGGAGTTTCAGCGGTAGCACTTCCCTGGATTAAAATGAACTGGATCTATTCAGCCATGTGCGTAGGATTCGCTTTTCTCTTTGTGGTCGCTATATGCAAAATCGTCGCTTTGTGCAAAGGCTGCCCGGATACCATGGATATCAACAAAGAAGAAAAAGCGCTTGCCCGAAAAAAAGAAAGCGAGATGAATTTGGGAATATGACTACGAATACAATTATCCTGATGCTCCTTGTTTCCATGCTGGCTCTCTTCCTGCTGAAAGTCCCCGTTTACATCAGTATGTCCCTGGCAGGATGTGCCGTCCTGGCTACCCGCTTTGGCATGAAATGGAGCCTGCTCAGCCAATATCTTTATACAGGGGTGGATTCTTTCACACTTCTTTCCATTCCACTGTTCCTGTTGGCCGCCAAAATCATGAATACGGGCAGCATCACCAAAAAGCTTTTTTCCTTTTGTATGAAAGTTGTCGGCTGGCTGCCTGGTGGTCTTGGCCATGTAAATGTCCTTTGTTCCGTAATTTTTGCCGGTATGTCCGGTACAGCAGTTTCTGATGCCGGCGGACTGGGATCCATCGAAATCAAAGCCATGAACGAAAATGGATTTGATAATGATTTTTCCTGCTGTGTCACAGCGGCATCTTCAACATTGGGACCCATTATCCCCCCTTCCATTCCTCTGGTTGTCTATGCAACCGTATCTGGAGCTTCCGTAGGTGCCCTGTTTATGGCTGGAATCATCCCTGGCCTGGTCATGGCCATTTTGATGATGGTACTGGTCAGTGCTTATGCCATTCTACGGCACTATCCCCGTACCAAATTTCCCTCTGGAGGAGAATTTTTTACCGCTCTTAAAGACGGATTTCTCCCGCTGATGGCTCCTGTTATCCTGTTGGTAGGAATTTACGGCGGTGTCTTCACCCCTACAGAAAGTGCCGCCATTGTGGTTTGCTACAGCCTGTTCCTGGAAATCTGCATTTATCGTGAACTGACACTGGAAAAATTTATTTCCATCCTGAAAGAAACCTTCCGGGATTCTGTGACCATTGCTCTGATCATTGCCGGCGCCACCTTCTTTGGTTACGTGGCAACCCGTGTACGGATTCCCCAGCTGATTCTGAAAGAAATGACAGGGTTGGTTTCCTCTCAATTTATGCTGCTTTTACTGATCAATATTTTCCTGTTGGTTATTGGCTGTTTCCTGGAAACCGCTTCCGCCATCACCATTGTTGTACCGCTGATTATGCCTCTCCTGAAAGCGTACCATGTAAACTTTACGCAGTTTGGCATCATCATGGTATTGAATCTGATGATTGGGCTGTTGACGCCGCCTTTTGGCCTGGTCTTGTTCGTAGTCAGCAAGATTGGTCATATATCTGTAGGTCATTTCTCAAGAGCACTGCTTCCCTGGCTGGCCTGTCTGCTGATTGCCTTGATGCTGATTACATTTGTCCCATCCATCAGCCTGTGGTTTCCCACATTTCTGGGAATGACTGTATAGGAGGACGCTATGAAAATCACTTCTGTGAAAGGGATCCAGCTGCGCTGTCCCTGTGAAGAAATCCATGATGCTTTAAGCACTTCTATTGCCCGACAGGCCTTTCTGATCCGTATTGAAACTGATAAAGGAATTTGGGGAATTGGGGAAGCCTTTTCCTTTGGAGCTCCCCTCAATGCACTTCAGACGTTGCTTGATCAGCAAATTGCCCCCATTATCCTGGAAAAAGAAGCAGAAAACATCGAAGAGCTCTGGCAAACCATGTACTGGCGTACATTGGCCAATGGCCGCCGCAGTCTTACTATGGCCATTATTTCCGGCGTTGATACCGCTCTCTGGGATATTTTGGGAAAAGCCGCCCACATGTCTGTCAGTCATCTCTTGGGATTGGCTTTTCAAAAGATTCCCACCTATGCCAGTGGTGGCTTTTATGCTCCTGGCAAAGGACTTGATGGTCTTCGGAAAGAACTGTCTTCCTACCGTAAAAAAGGCTACAAAGATGCCAAAATCAAAATTGGCCGTACCTCATCCAATCCTTTTCTGGATTATATGGATAATAAAAATGACAAAGTCAGTGAAGAAGAGGACTGGCAGCGCATTCAGGCAGCTCATGAAATCATGGAAGATGGCATGTTAATGGTGGATACCAATGCCACCTGGACGGCAGACCAAGTAATTCAAAATGCTCCCAAGCTCCAGGCTTACGGAGTAAAGATTATCGAAGAACCTCTGCCATTCGAAGATGTGGACGGCTATCGCAAAATTGCTGATGCCGTGCCTTCTTTAGTCATCGCTGGCTGTGAAACACAGCAGGGTCTCAAGAACTTCCAAAATCTGCTGAAAGAAAATCAGATTGATATCCTTCAACCCGATGTAGGCTGGGCCGGAGGTATTTCTGAAGTCAAAAAAATCGGTGCCGCAGCCTTGGCGGCCAACAAAAAGATTTCTCTCCACTGCTTTGGTTCTGCTGTGTTGTTTGCCGCCAGTCTCCAAACAGCCGCCGCCATGAGCAACACCATTGCCATGGAATCAGAAGAAAATCCCAATCCGCTGAAAACAGATATCTTGAAAACACCCTTTCAGACCGATCCTGAAATGAATTTTTTCGTTCCGGACGGACCTGGACTAGGTATTGAAGTTGACTGGGAGCGCATTGAAAAATATATCGTAAAATAGAAACAAGCCGTGAAAGATGCCATTCATTTCTATTGGTGCCTTTCACGGTTTCATTTTTGCAACAAGTTTTGCGACAAACGATGACCTAATTCCATTTCTATTTTCTTTTCCAAGACCTCAAAATCCCATTCATGCCGGAAAAATGCCCAATAATGACCTCCTTTTTCCAGTTGGGAAGGAATTTTTCTGTTGGATAAGGGAAAGAATCCCCCAGTGATCCTTGCAAAATCTTACAGAAAGATGGTGATTCCATGAAAACCTCTACCACTGTGGCCCAGGATCTGGGCACGTGGCTGGAAGAACAGGCACTGCATGCTGCTGTTCTTGAGCTTATAGACGAATACCGGGCGGGGCGACGGGCCTGCGTCCCCTACGGTCCTATACTGTCCCCATAAGTGTGGACACTTTTTAAGAGTAGCACCTGCCCACAAAATTGGACAGGCTACAATTTGAATCCTTTAAAATTGGCGTGCTCATTTTGGACCCAACCTATTGAACACAATCATATGCATGTGGTATCCTCAAATCCAATAAAGCCAAGGAGAATCCACATGAGCAGAAAACTTTTTACTGAGGAGCAGATTGCAGCGTTGCGCCAGAACCCTTATGTGTATAGCGTAAGCCGCTCTACCCTGGTCCTGAGGAAGTCCTTTAAAGAAATCTTTTACACCGAATATATGGAAGGAGTCTATCCTAAAGACGTCTTCAAAAAATACGGCTTTGACCCTGCTGTGCTGGGCGAAAGACGCATTGGCGGTGCTCTCCAGCATATCAAAGAGGAATATGCCAAATATGGTTGTTTCTATGAAGGCAGGAGACCCGCCGACAGGTCTGACACCGCCGCCAAGGTCAAGCCTGAAGATGACATTAAGGCCCTCAGACATGAAGTTGAATACTTGCGGCAGGAAGTGGAATATTTAAAAAAAATTTCCGCGATCAAGAACACAAAAAGGTAGGTTCTCTGCTCATGAACGATTCCTCTTGTGTGTTCGAAATCATAGAAAAGACGGTAAGTACCAGCGAGAACAGACTTTCCATCAGCAGTTTATGCAAGATGGCAGGCGTGTCCCGAAGCGGTTATTATGCCTGGGTAAAGGCGGAAGCATTTCGGCAGGCCCAGCAAGAACAGGACCGCAAGGACTTTGAACTGATCCTTGCCGCTTACAAAAGACGAGGGTACAAGAAGGGCGCCCGCAGCATCTATATGGAGCTGCTCCACATGGATCCGCCCGTCATTATGAATGTGAAGAAAATCCGTCGTCTGATGAAAAAGTTCCACCTGCTTTGCCCCATCAGGAAGGCGAATCCCTATCGGCAGCTGGCGAAAGCCCTGAAGACCAATACGGTGGCCGATAATCTGCTGCAGCGCCAGTTTGAGGACTATGGTCCTCGCATGGTACTGCTGACAGATATTACCTATCTTCCTTACAATGGGATCTTTGCTTATCTTTCCACCATACTGGATGCCTATACCAAGCAGATTCTGGCGTATGTCCTCAGCGATTCTTTGGAGGTGGATTTCGTGGTAGAAACGGTGAACAACCTGATTCGAGATCACGGCGTCTCACTGCATGCTGAAACCATCGTGCATTCTGACCAGGGTTGCCATTACACGAGTCACAGCTTCATCGATATCCTCCATGACAAGGATCTCAGACAATCCATGTCACGGCGGGGGAATTGCTGGGACAATGCGCCGCAGGAAAGCTTCTTCGGCCGTATGAAAGACCATGTGAAAAAGAAAATTGCAGCAGCAGTGAGCTTTGGGGAGGTGAAGGCCATCGTAGATGATTACATGGATTATTACAACAACGAGCGCTACCAGTGGGAACTGGCGAAACTGTCGCCAAACGAGTTCTACCAATTTGTAACAACAGGGGTTTATCCGCTCGATATTCCCAAGATGCCCGAGGTTCCTACATTGAAGCGGAGAGCCTGTGAGCTGGGGAACCAGCTCACCTCATAAAATGGCAAAAGCAGCCATTTTATGAGTAAGGAGCCAGTGCATAAGATTGGATGGTTAGGGGCCTTCTGATAGACAATTACCAAACGTCCATTTTAAAGGTACCAGGATTGTTGAACTGTCTAAAACAAGGGGTCCTACTTTTAGAAACTGTCCTTGACAAGGGGTACGGTTTAGTCCAGTGCGCTTCACTCTTAACTCTGCATTCTTCACTTTTCATCATTTATAGCTCCAAATATGATAAAATGAATTATGACATGATGTCCATGATCATGATTGGCCTGGGACAGCCGGACAGACGGCAGGAGGACATCATCAGATGGACCCTGACGAGAAGAAATAAATCCTGGAACGGGAATACGCCATTCCCATGACCGTTGAAATGAAAGAGGAGGCGGAGACCATGTGCGGTATCGGACACGCCATTGCAAGAAAGAACCTGGAAGAAGGCATGCAAAAGGGCCTGCAAAAAGGCCGCCTGGAGGGGAAACAGGAAGGCATTGCTCTGGTCCAACGGGAATTGCTGCTGAACCTGTTTTCCAGCGGTATGCCTGTGGAGCAGATTTCTGCAGGGACAAAGGTTCCTGTCAGCTATGTACGGAAACTGGCTGAAAAAGCTGGAAAATAATAAGTATAACAGATAAAAAAACGAACTGTGAAACTGCCTGCTGGCAACTTCACAGTTCGTTTTTTACGCCTAACAGAATCTCCGTCTGATCTGCTTGATTACAGACCACAGAAGAACGCCGATGGAAATGGTCAGGAATACGGCAGCAATGGGAGACTGGAAGAATTTCAGGAAGCTTCCGTCCGTATACTGCATGCCCCGGATCAGGTTCTGCTCTACTTCCTTCCCGAGTACCAGACCCAGGATCAGCGGTGCCTGGGGATATTTGTACTTGCTCATGAAGTAACCGATGACCCCGAATCCCAGAGAAGTCCAGACATCGAACATATTGTGGTTGGTGCCATAGGTCCCCACCACGCACAAGACGAAAATAATGGGGAACAGGATGTATTTGGGCACATCCAGGACCCGTACAAAGGCCCGGATACCTCCGTATTCTACTACCAGCATCACGACTGTGGCCACCATAAGACCGGCAAACAGGCCATAGACCAGTTCACCACTCTGTTGGAACAGCAGGGGTCCGGGGATGATGCCGTGGAGCATCAGGCCGCCCAGAATGATGGCAGTTACCGTATCCCCGGGAATCCCCAGGGTCAGCAGCGGGATCAGCGCCCCGCCAATGGAAGCGTTGTTGGATGTTTCAGAAGCCACAATCCCGTCCATGCAGCCGGTGCCGAATTTTTCCGGATGTTTGCTCTGTTGTTTGGCCACACTGTAGGCCACAATGTTGGAAGTGGCTCCGCCAATTCCCGGCAGGATGCCGATGCCAATACCAATCAGAGCCGACCGTATGAAGTTGACGAACTGGTCCTTAAATTCCTGCAGGGTAAAACCAAAACCCTTGATTTTGTATTCCAGGATCTGCCCTTCCTTGGACTTGACCCCGTCGGCTGCCGCTTTCAGGATTTCAGCGGTGGCAAAGAGCCCAATCATCACTGGCAGTTGGGAAAAACCGTTTTCCAGTTCCGGGATCCCGAAGGTGAAGCGGGCGGAACCGGTAATATCGGAAATCCCAAACAGGGAAATCACAATGCCGAACACC is a genomic window containing:
- a CDS encoding sodium:glutamate symporter translates to MNLTDIAIDIATVSFLLCLGFALRVKIAFFRRYFIPASLIAGILGLLLGPQVLGEVSPICLHYSKGIGQWINFAFCFIFATSFLGNSVGKLGRDILSTTVIAGTMHMMQILVGLAIIVALLPFMQDLPMWLGLLPVTGFYGGHGSAGIIGASFGSEGISDAMGIAMTYATIGMFAAVIGGMFLINYGASRGWTSHKVDQAEIDKLTHSSGLLEKGSRPSMAAAVCSPSALDPFAFQFMIVGVIIAISYITRIGLIAIIPFWKRIPLYTMCLLMGAIVGPILGKTKWGQYIDRPSMKRISGLALEYMIVVAVATIRISVLKAYFVPIVVSTIILCGLTAFFSVYLSKKWYGDHWFEVAMGIYGQCTGTLATGLLLIKVLDPDGDTMTSESISGSSTLGSFYQLPNTTMGPMLFLSSPMLYIGGVSAALVAFILAGILFFRVKGKADPA
- a CDS encoding creatininase family protein — translated: MQNYIRKMPGKQYLERMEKDPLVIIPTGACEVYGPHLPMGTDLLVAKRIAELVAEETDALIAPTIEAGESSALASFPCTFAMPRKILEDYLDYILGKVLKDGAKKILFITGHAGNVDTVNYLSKKYMEQYDFKMAQVDWWRFATVHNKGICQYEGYMCNGHASECGTSVMLYLFPELVDEAGETCVDPHTSSEFSDFITLGKFTDKTYNGTVGDATVATREKGEKIVEACLARILKFIKAYYK
- a CDS encoding LysR family transcriptional regulator — its product is MDIANIHSFVVLAELLSFAKTAEKEHISQSTLSRRIQSLEKGLNVQLFQRDTRNIKLTEAGKEFYFQANKLLEQYHLAISLTKKAVGGYSRKLRIGIGYYEHFFLMPFIGQFSASHPNIKINLYQFVYETLLEYFIRGNLDIILTSDQFLSSISENAYKKQLLWQDSWSLILSRDNPLAAYPFIDRKQLRDQTIITMYNGSSKMIRNIYRNQDFTEPFRTVIQVNSFAAKIALVDANMGIGFVPSFIKTESYKNVLLKKIVPAYNPRKFYVLCNSYNYDQAVSDFFRRCQEHWQK
- a CDS encoding GntR family transcriptional regulator codes for the protein MMSLRDKAYYAIKNKILRCQYESNGFLNETALMEELQVSRTPIREALTRLEQEGLVTVLPKKGVMVRPLTINEINQSFEARMLLEPFIIRKDLKYLDLKKLHEIRDKSEELIESAPDPEQFALLDDRFHRLLAQGCSNLYFRNMLAHIFDQHMRIRVLSGSDIWERHKEAAKEHQKIIDLIFMGERDKAGDAMLFHLKGSRETALRSLGK
- a CDS encoding TRAP transporter substrate-binding protein translates to MNIKKTLAALCLASLAVFTLTGCGSEEGGKSKSSEGKVQMDLATAYSADSPAGKAMKKFVEDVKKKSNGSIEINLFTDGTLGNPKDNYSSVASGDLDMTMSGLEGLDLYAPEYTFLDAPFLMKDLKQQQAILNSGIGDKLKAIYKKNGFTTLGFHNRDVRELAGTKPIKTPADLQGLKLRLPGMRVYVDTWSQLGVSSTTVAMNELYTALQTKVAEACEGGYEQMATLKLYEVQPYIMETNHVYEFVGLFINNKAFEKLSPEQQKILQECAKEDLAYADKLAEESRQEYKKQCQDKGMKVLEVDQAAFRSALENYYKEQFNSKWTVTTYDEVMKYAK
- a CDS encoding TRAP transporter small permease produces the protein MFHKIARGYLKTVEGICITLLFIIFLLMVIQVVCRLFTIGQNFTEELARICFCLMIFLGAPLTLAEGADICVDMVVNKCPAKLQKAINILINILTCVFSVLCLKSLLVLIRTNAGVSAVALPWIKMNWIYSAMCVGFAFLFVVAICKIVALCKGCPDTMDINKEEKALARKKESEMNLGI
- a CDS encoding TRAP transporter large permease, whose product is MTTNTIILMLLVSMLALFLLKVPVYISMSLAGCAVLATRFGMKWSLLSQYLYTGVDSFTLLSIPLFLLAAKIMNTGSITKKLFSFCMKVVGWLPGGLGHVNVLCSVIFAGMSGTAVSDAGGLGSIEIKAMNENGFDNDFSCCVTAASSTLGPIIPPSIPLVVYATVSGASVGALFMAGIIPGLVMAILMMVLVSAYAILRHYPRTKFPSGGEFFTALKDGFLPLMAPVILLVGIYGGVFTPTESAAIVVCYSLFLEICIYRELTLEKFISILKETFRDSVTIALIIAGATFFGYVATRVRIPQLILKEMTGLVSSQFMLLLLINIFLLVIGCFLETASAITIVVPLIMPLLKAYHVNFTQFGIIMVLNLMIGLLTPPFGLVLFVVSKIGHISVGHFSRALLPWLACLLIALMLITFVPSISLWFPTFLGMTV
- a CDS encoding mandelate racemase/muconate lactonizing enzyme family protein; the protein is MKITSVKGIQLRCPCEEIHDALSTSIARQAFLIRIETDKGIWGIGEAFSFGAPLNALQTLLDQQIAPIILEKEAENIEELWQTMYWRTLANGRRSLTMAIISGVDTALWDILGKAAHMSVSHLLGLAFQKIPTYASGGFYAPGKGLDGLRKELSSYRKKGYKDAKIKIGRTSSNPFLDYMDNKNDKVSEEEDWQRIQAAHEIMEDGMLMVDTNATWTADQVIQNAPKLQAYGVKIIEEPLPFEDVDGYRKIADAVPSLVIAGCETQQGLKNFQNLLKENQIDILQPDVGWAGGISEVKKIGAAALAANKKISLHCFGSAVLFAASLQTAAAMSNTIAMESEENPNPLKTDILKTPFQTDPEMNFFVPDGPGLGIEVDWERIEKYIVK
- a CDS encoding HTH domain-containing protein; this encodes MSRKLFTEEQIAALRQNPYVYSVSRSTLVLRKSFKEIFYTEYMEGVYPKDVFKKYGFDPAVLGERRIGGALQHIKEEYAKYGCFYEGRRPADRSDTAAKVKPEDDIKALRHEVEYLRQEVEYLKKISAIKNTKR
- a CDS encoding IS3 family transposase, yielding MNDSSCVFEIIEKTVSTSENRLSISSLCKMAGVSRSGYYAWVKAEAFRQAQQEQDRKDFELILAAYKRRGYKKGARSIYMELLHMDPPVIMNVKKIRRLMKKFHLLCPIRKANPYRQLAKALKTNTVADNLLQRQFEDYGPRMVLLTDITYLPYNGIFAYLSTILDAYTKQILAYVLSDSLEVDFVVETVNNLIRDHGVSLHAETIVHSDQGCHYTSHSFIDILHDKDLRQSMSRRGNCWDNAPQESFFGRMKDHVKKKIAAAVSFGEVKAIVDDYMDYYNNERYQWELAKLSPNEFYQFVTTGVYPLDIPKMPEVPTLKRRACELGNQLTS